In Silene latifolia isolate original U9 population chromosome X, ASM4854445v1, whole genome shotgun sequence, the following proteins share a genomic window:
- the LOC141618322 gene encoding uncharacterized protein LOC141618322 has translation MANDNRTIREIRARNYDEQPLCITYPPLGANANFELKGFFIHNLPKFHGQAGNDPNRHLSEFHMMCEGAIPNGVTKDQFKLRAFPFSLMDVAKDWLFYLTPGSISTWKKMKAAFLEKFYPDSRHNREKKAITTIEQDPYGETMYEYWERFKRLVAQCLYHGLSGDDLLVNFYEGLGQEDQRMVNSSTGGGLENYSIADAKEIIERLASTTRNYGRSQRGSRNAYSMGTSSSSTQNLEQSVNELTHLVKNMIGNTPNKEGSKRNQVECKYCQGPHLEEACPIMIEEGIGVENVSAMGYGNYNARNPSGGGYYNYDPNGNTYNVGSRDNPRLGWGGDTSKSLLMTNSIT, from the coding sequence ATGGCAAACGATAATAGAACCATTCGTGAGATAAGGGCAAGAAACTACGATGAACAACCATTATGCATCACATACCCTCCTTTGGGAGCAAATGCCAACTTTGAACTTAAAGGTTTCTTCATTCACAACTTACCCAAATTCCATGGGCAAGCGGGAAATGATCCAAACCGGCACTTATCGGAGtttcacatgatgtgtgaaggAGCCATCCCAAACGGAGTGACGAAGGATCAATTCAAGCTTCGTGCCTTTCCATTTTCCTTGATGGATGTGGCTAAGGATTGGCTTTTCTATCTCACTCCGGGGTCCATAAGTACTTGgaaaaagatgaaagcggccttCCTTGAGAAATTCTATCCCGACTCGCGCCACAACCGTGAAAAAAAGGCAATCACCACCATAGAGCAAGACCCTTATGGGGAAACCATGTACGAATATTGGGAAAGATTTAAGAGGTTAGTGGCTCAATGCCTATACCATGGATTGAGTGGGGATGACCTTCTTGTTAACTTTTATGAAGGTTTAGGCCAAGAAGATCAAAGAATGGTCAATTCCTCCACCGGGGGAGGTTTGGAGAATTATTCCATAGCGGATGCTAAGGAGATCATTGAGAGACTTGCCTCAACCACAAGAAATTATGGTAGAAGTCAAAGGGGATCAAGAAATGCATATTCAATGGGAACCTCCTCCTCTTCTACTCAAAATCTTGAGCAAAGTGTGAATGAGCTAACTCATCTAGTGAAAAACATGATAGGCAACACCCCAAACAAGGAAGGGAGTAAAAGGAATCAAGTGGAATGCAAGTATTGCCAAGGTCCTCATTTGGAGGAAGCTTGCCCCATTATGATAGAAGAAGGAATTGGGGTGGAAAATGTGAGTGCAATGGGTTATGGAAATTACAATGCCAGGAATCCTTCCGGGGGAGGATATTACAATTATGACCCTAATGGAAATACCtacaatgttgggagtagagacaaccctcgtcttggttggggtggtgacacTTCCAAAAGCTTGTTAATGACCAATTCAATCACTTGA